From Streptomyces sp. TLI_235, a single genomic window includes:
- a CDS encoding N-acetylmuramoyl-L-alanine amidase — protein sequence MTATHRAERESGGAAHRRKHRLRIPLAITAAVAASATGLALLAGAGTTPAAATAGADVLQRQFADAAAEFKVPASVLLALSYQQTRWESHHGEPSTTGNFSVMGLTQVDPAAVAKAIDAGPGPEVDGRGDDAPVRKDAPPVQVEDTPALHTLDRAAKLIDKPADKLKTDPLQSIRGAAALLVKYQKDAGRPLSSDPAAWFTAVSRFSESPAGQGGDDFADRVLGTVKVGASRLTSDGQLVTLAPAPAVTAGDSAALRLSSADGQTSVPVAPPVAKRPAGKPAKPGKSTGKSSGKGTATPGSGTAGGGTASRGATTGSRTTLASYSGVQASGLPASGALTADAPGPVECPAGLGCDFQPAAYALTNASDPTSFGNYTIANRPADGQRIDYIVIHDTEGGFAGSIATFQKPTTQASAHYIVRSSDGHVTQLVNTKNVAWHAGNKTLNMHSIGIEHEGYAFPANNATWYSEQLYQSSASLTRYLADRFGVPLDRQHIIGHDDVPGPRQQDIAGMHWDPGTFWDWNHYMDLVGAPVRASTGGPILVGGKVTIAPAFDSTNMPPVDNTSARPENFVYLRTSPSDSAPLIGGGTTQAASWKAKAVAGTSYVVADQQGDWTAIWYGSVKGWFYNPNGQSAAADNRAGQTVLVPKAGQSSIPVYGRAYPERAAYTPYPAIAAIFDSGNLAPVAYTATIPAGQAYLAAADQPVYGDYYYAQNINGDAPNDRTLVVGNDTYYPIRYNHRLAFLKSTDVDAVTATTPAPGGYTPVTPTRLLDTRSGLGAAKAKVGPGGTVPLQVTGGSTGVPASATAVILNVTAVAPSAGSFVTVYPDGQPRPVASNLNFTAGQTVPNLVVVPVVNGRVNLYNRAGSVDLLADVSGYYAPDGGAKLTTMTPTRLLDTRNATGAAQAPVGPGGTLDLTLTGVPADATGVVLNVTATGPTADSFVTVYPTGSALPVVSNLNFRTGQTIPNQVIVPIADGKVSLYNRAGNVDLVADITGYYSPGGAAKFTSTGPSRLLDTRTGTGTATGKAARLGQDSTLTLTVAGRAGLPTTGVTAVVLNVTAVQPSAGGYLTVFPAGTERPGVSNLNFTAGQVIPNLVVVPVQDGKVSFYNRFGSVDLVADITGYYTG from the coding sequence TTGACTGCCACACACAGAGCCGAGCGCGAGAGCGGCGGCGCCGCGCACAGACGCAAGCACCGGCTGCGGATACCGCTGGCGATCACCGCCGCGGTGGCCGCCTCCGCCACCGGCCTCGCCCTGCTGGCCGGGGCCGGTACGACGCCGGCCGCAGCGACCGCGGGCGCCGATGTCCTGCAGCGCCAGTTCGCCGACGCGGCCGCCGAGTTCAAGGTGCCGGCGAGCGTCCTGCTGGCGCTCTCGTACCAGCAGACCCGCTGGGAGTCGCACCACGGCGAGCCGAGCACCACGGGCAACTTCAGCGTGATGGGCCTGACGCAGGTCGACCCGGCGGCGGTGGCCAAGGCGATCGACGCCGGTCCCGGTCCCGAGGTGGACGGTCGGGGCGACGACGCCCCGGTGCGCAAGGACGCGCCGCCGGTCCAGGTCGAGGACACCCCGGCGCTGCACACCCTGGACCGCGCGGCGAAGCTCATCGACAAGCCGGCGGACAAGCTGAAGACGGATCCGCTGCAGAGCATCCGCGGCGCGGCCGCTCTGCTGGTGAAGTACCAGAAGGACGCCGGCCGGCCGCTGTCGAGCGACCCGGCGGCCTGGTTCACGGCGGTCTCCCGCTTCAGCGAGTCCCCTGCCGGGCAGGGCGGCGACGACTTCGCCGACCGGGTGCTCGGCACCGTCAAGGTCGGCGCCTCCCGGCTCACCTCGGACGGCCAGCTGGTCACCCTGGCCCCGGCCCCGGCCGTGACCGCGGGCGACTCGGCCGCGCTGCGGCTCAGCTCGGCCGACGGGCAGACGTCCGTTCCGGTCGCTCCGCCGGTGGCCAAGCGCCCGGCCGGCAAGCCCGCCAAGCCGGGCAAGTCCACGGGCAAGTCCTCCGGCAAGGGCACGGCGACGCCGGGCTCCGGCACGGCGGGCGGGGGCACCGCCTCCCGCGGCGCCACCACCGGCTCCCGCACCACCCTGGCGTCGTACAGCGGTGTTCAGGCGTCCGGCCTGCCCGCCTCGGGTGCGCTCACCGCGGACGCGCCCGGCCCGGTGGAGTGCCCGGCCGGTCTCGGCTGCGACTTCCAGCCCGCGGCGTACGCGCTCACCAACGCCTCGGACCCGACGTCCTTCGGCAACTACACGATCGCGAACCGCCCGGCCGACGGCCAGCGGATCGACTACATCGTCATCCACGACACCGAGGGCGGCTTCGCGGGCTCGATCGCGACCTTCCAGAAGCCGACCACGCAGGCCAGCGCGCACTACATCGTGCGGTCCTCGGACGGCCACGTCACGCAGCTGGTGAACACCAAGAACGTCGCGTGGCACGCCGGCAACAAGACGCTCAACATGCACAGCATCGGCATCGAGCACGAGGGCTACGCCTTCCCGGCGAACAACGCGACCTGGTACTCGGAGCAGCTGTACCAGTCCTCGGCCTCGCTGACCCGCTACCTGGCGGACCGCTTCGGCGTGCCGCTGGACAGGCAGCACATCATCGGCCACGACGACGTGCCCGGCCCGCGCCAGCAGGACATCGCCGGCATGCACTGGGACCCGGGCACGTTCTGGGACTGGAACCACTACATGGACCTGGTCGGCGCGCCCGTCCGGGCCAGCACCGGTGGTCCGATCCTGGTCGGCGGCAAGGTCACCATCGCCCCGGCCTTCGACTCCACCAACATGCCCCCGGTGGACAACACCTCGGCCCGCCCGGAGAACTTCGTCTACCTGCGGACCTCGCCGAGCGACAGCGCGCCGCTGATCGGCGGCGGCACCACCCAGGCCGCCAGCTGGAAGGCCAAGGCCGTCGCCGGCACCAGCTACGTGGTCGCGGACCAGCAGGGCGACTGGACGGCGATCTGGTACGGCAGCGTCAAGGGCTGGTTCTACAACCCGAACGGCCAGAGCGCCGCGGCGGACAACCGCGCCGGGCAGACCGTGCTCGTCCCGAAGGCCGGCCAGTCGTCGATCCCGGTGTACGGGCGGGCGTACCCCGAGCGCGCCGCGTACACGCCGTACCCGGCCATCGCCGCGATCTTCGACTCGGGCAACCTCGCCCCGGTGGCCTACACGGCGACGATCCCGGCCGGCCAGGCGTACCTGGCGGCGGCCGACCAGCCAGTGTACGGCGACTACTACTACGCGCAGAACATCAACGGTGACGCGCCGAACGACCGCACCCTGGTGGTCGGCAACGACACCTACTACCCGATCCGGTACAACCACCGGCTCGCGTTCCTGAAGTCGACCGACGTCGACGCGGTCACCGCGACCACGCCCGCGCCGGGCGGCTACACGCCGGTCACGCCGACGCGCCTGCTGGACACCCGGTCCGGCCTCGGCGCGGCCAAGGCCAAGGTCGGCCCCGGCGGCACCGTTCCGCTGCAGGTCACCGGCGGCTCCACCGGTGTCCCGGCAAGTGCCACCGCGGTGATCCTCAACGTGACGGCGGTCGCGCCGAGCGCGGGCAGCTTCGTCACGGTGTACCCGGACGGCCAGCCGCGGCCGGTCGCGTCCAACCTCAACTTCACCGCCGGTCAGACCGTCCCGAACCTCGTGGTGGTGCCGGTCGTCAACGGCCGGGTCAACCTCTACAACCGGGCCGGCAGTGTGGACCTGCTCGCCGACGTGTCGGGCTACTACGCGCCGGACGGCGGGGCGAAGCTCACCACCATGACGCCGACCCGCCTGCTCGACACCCGTAACGCCACCGGTGCCGCGCAGGCCCCGGTCGGCCCGGGCGGCACGCTCGACCTGACGCTGACCGGTGTCCCGGCGGACGCCACCGGCGTGGTGCTGAACGTGACGGCCACCGGCCCCACCGCGGACAGCTTCGTCACCGTCTACCCGACCGGCAGTGCGCTGCCCGTGGTGTCGAACCTGAACTTCCGTACGGGGCAGACCATCCCGAACCAGGTGATCGTCCCGATAGCCGACGGCAAGGTCAGCCTCTACAACCGGGCCGGCAACGTCGACCTGGTCGCCGACATCACCGGCTACTACTCGCCGGGCGGCGCAGCGAAGTTCACCAGCACCGGCCCGAGCCGCCTGCTGGACACCCGGACCGGCACCGGAACGGCGACCGGCAAGGCGGCACGCCTCGGCCAGGACTCGACGCTGACGCTCACCGTGGCCGGACGGGCCGGTCTGCCGACCACCGGTGTGACGGCGGTCGTCCTCAACGTCACCGCCGTGCAGCCCTCCGCGGGCGGCTACCTGACCGTCTTCCCGGCGGGCACCGAGCGTCCGGGTGTCTCCAACCTCAACTTCACCGCGGGCCAGGTGATCCCCAACCTGGTGGTCGTCCCGGTGCAGGACGGCAAGGTCTCCTTCTACAACCGGTTCGGCAGCGTCGACCTGGTGGCCGACATCACCGGCTACTACACCGGCTGA
- a CDS encoding parallel beta helix pectate lyase-like protein, giving the protein MFCAPARFAHFVEPLGGIIRTRLGILTGAAIIGAAGLPAVGATGASAASGTLYVNNASGAHCSNSGQGTAAQPFCTVAAAAAKVQPGQTVSIAKGNYPEHVNLTRSGTAEAPITFLGVGGPTAPYGETSTVGQSFGQLPHAFTLSGVQHVRLKNLDLLGNNGAVLVNGASDVTVSDNTLSGSPVPGNPAVRISGAASGVSLLRNRVPGLGGLVEVGPGVTGTVISANSVSTSSNPAVVVNGAPGTVIVGNTLAAHCNDAVQLTGAATGAVVENNVLSTADADNHLNPLCSEASTFVGLRVAAEAAEGAKVAYNAFDAQDGSPAYDWKGTAYDDVKAFAAASDQGDHDVIGSVEMHNWTGDSGQLDSPLVDSADENAPGMQDTDMGGTRAVDDPWAPDTGTGSGRRDRGATELTNFGTRYTPTGPVRLLDTRSAVGVGSTTAVAPGGTVELPVTGLNGVPADGVTAMTMNVTVTAPTGPGFLTVYPHGEARPTASSLNWTSGLTIANLVTVQVKDGKVAFYNGSAGTVHVVADLFGYFSTQGSGFTPMNPERLLDTRSAIGAPKAPLAADSTLDLQLPGLPADVRAVTLNVTVTEPTGPGYLTVYPHGDTRPTTSNINWSAGQTIPNLVTVPVKDGKVSLYSGGGKGTVQVIADLAGYYTASGGDMFHASVPTRVIDTRQPWFASGVGEWKPAAPIGGRQTLNLRAIEGGTAVSMNVTVTNTAAAGFLTIHPNGSARPTVSNLNWVKDQTIPNAAVVATDEAGQIALYNGSVANVDVIADVNGYYAH; this is encoded by the coding sequence TTGTTCTGTGCTCCGGCCCGCTTCGCACACTTCGTTGAGCCCTTGGGGGGCATCATCAGAACACGACTTGGCATCCTGACGGGCGCCGCGATCATCGGCGCGGCCGGACTCCCGGCGGTCGGCGCCACCGGGGCGTCGGCCGCGTCCGGCACCCTCTACGTCAACAACGCGTCCGGGGCGCACTGCTCGAACTCCGGCCAGGGCACCGCGGCCCAGCCGTTCTGCACGGTCGCCGCGGCCGCGGCGAAGGTCCAGCCCGGCCAGACCGTGAGCATCGCCAAGGGCAACTACCCCGAGCACGTGAATCTCACCCGCTCGGGGACCGCCGAGGCGCCGATCACCTTCCTCGGTGTCGGCGGCCCGACCGCGCCCTACGGCGAGACCTCGACGGTCGGCCAGTCCTTCGGCCAGCTGCCGCACGCCTTCACGCTCTCCGGCGTCCAGCACGTGCGCCTCAAGAACCTGGACCTGCTCGGCAACAACGGTGCCGTGCTGGTGAACGGTGCGTCCGACGTCACCGTCTCCGACAACACGCTCAGCGGCAGCCCGGTGCCGGGCAACCCGGCGGTCCGGATCTCCGGTGCCGCGTCCGGGGTGTCGCTGCTCCGCAACCGTGTCCCGGGTCTCGGCGGGCTGGTCGAGGTCGGGCCCGGTGTCACGGGCACGGTCATCTCCGCCAACTCCGTCTCGACGAGCTCCAACCCGGCCGTGGTCGTGAACGGCGCGCCCGGCACCGTGATCGTCGGCAACACGCTGGCGGCGCACTGCAACGACGCCGTCCAGCTCACGGGTGCCGCCACCGGAGCGGTGGTCGAGAACAACGTGCTGTCGACCGCCGACGCGGACAACCACCTCAACCCGCTCTGCTCGGAGGCGTCCACGTTCGTCGGGCTGCGGGTGGCCGCAGAGGCGGCCGAGGGCGCCAAGGTCGCCTACAACGCCTTCGACGCCCAGGACGGCAGCCCTGCCTACGACTGGAAGGGCACCGCCTACGACGACGTCAAGGCCTTCGCCGCCGCCTCCGACCAGGGCGACCACGACGTCATCGGTTCCGTCGAGATGCACAACTGGACGGGTGACTCCGGCCAGCTCGATTCGCCGCTGGTCGACTCGGCCGACGAGAACGCGCCCGGCATGCAGGACACCGACATGGGTGGAACCCGCGCGGTCGACGACCCGTGGGCACCCGACACCGGTACCGGCTCCGGCCGCCGCGACCGCGGTGCCACCGAGCTGACGAACTTCGGTACCCGGTACACCCCGACCGGCCCGGTCCGGCTGCTCGACACCCGCAGCGCGGTCGGCGTCGGGAGCACCACGGCCGTGGCACCCGGAGGCACCGTCGAACTGCCCGTCACCGGCCTCAACGGCGTTCCGGCGGACGGCGTGACCGCGATGACCATGAACGTCACCGTCACCGCGCCCACCGGTCCCGGCTTCCTGACCGTCTACCCGCACGGAGAAGCCCGTCCGACCGCCTCCAGCCTCAACTGGACGTCGGGTCTGACGATCGCCAACCTGGTGACCGTTCAGGTCAAGGACGGCAAGGTCGCCTTCTACAACGGCAGCGCGGGCACGGTGCACGTGGTGGCCGACCTGTTCGGCTACTTCTCCACCCAGGGCAGCGGCTTCACCCCGATGAACCCCGAGCGCCTCCTGGACACCCGCAGCGCGATCGGCGCCCCGAAGGCACCGCTGGCGGCGGACTCGACGCTGGACCTCCAGCTTCCCGGCCTGCCGGCGGACGTCCGCGCGGTGACGCTCAACGTCACGGTCACCGAGCCCACCGGGCCCGGCTACCTGACCGTCTATCCGCACGGCGACACCCGCCCGACCACCTCCAACATCAACTGGAGTGCCGGGCAGACCATCCCGAACCTGGTCACCGTGCCGGTGAAGGACGGCAAGGTCTCGCTGTACAGCGGCGGCGGCAAGGGCACCGTCCAGGTGATCGCCGACCTCGCGGGCTATTACACGGCCTCCGGCGGCGACATGTTCCACGCCTCGGTGCCCACCCGGGTGATCGACACCCGCCAGCCGTGGTTCGCCAGCGGCGTCGGGGAGTGGAAGCCGGCCGCGCCCATCGGCGGACGGCAGACGCTGAACCTGCGGGCCATCGAGGGCGGCACCGCGGTCTCCATGAACGTCACCGTGACCAACACGGCGGCCGCCGGCTTCCTGACGATCCACCCCAACGGCAGCGCCCGTCCGACGGTCTCCAACCTCAACTGGGTCAAGGACCAGACGATTCCGAACGCCGCCGTGGTCGCCACCGACGAGGCCGGCCAGATCGCCCTCTACAACGGCAGCGTGGCGAACGTGGACGTGATCGCCGACGTCAACGGCTACTACGCCCACTGA
- a CDS encoding dolichol-phosphate mannosyltransferase: protein MTAPEETTFADLGRVLVIIPTYNEAENIERIVSRVRTAVPEVHILVADDNSPDGTGTIADKLAADDDHVRVLHRKGKEGLGAAYLAGFRWGIDEGYTVLVEMDADGSHQPEELPRLLTALRGADLVLGSRWVPGGKVVNWPKSRLLLSRGGSTYSRLMLDVPIRDVTGGYRAFRKETLEGLGMDEVASAGYCFQVDLAWRAVKAGFKVAEVPITFVEREHGASKMSRNIVVEALWRVTAWGITSRLDKITHTVTGRNTSGSRGATTGGSGTS, encoded by the coding sequence GTGACTGCCCCTGAGGAGACCACCTTCGCCGATCTCGGCAGGGTGCTGGTGATCATCCCGACCTACAACGAGGCCGAGAACATCGAGCGGATCGTCTCCCGCGTCCGCACCGCGGTCCCCGAGGTCCACATCCTGGTCGCCGATGACAACAGCCCGGACGGCACCGGCACGATCGCCGACAAGCTCGCCGCCGACGACGACCACGTCCGCGTCCTGCACCGCAAGGGCAAGGAGGGCCTGGGCGCCGCCTACCTCGCCGGGTTCCGCTGGGGCATCGACGAGGGCTACACCGTCCTCGTCGAGATGGACGCCGACGGCTCCCACCAGCCCGAGGAACTGCCCCGCCTGCTCACCGCCCTGCGCGGCGCCGACCTCGTCCTCGGCTCCCGCTGGGTCCCCGGCGGCAAGGTCGTCAACTGGCCCAAGTCCCGCCTGCTGCTCTCCCGCGGCGGCTCCACCTACTCCCGCCTGATGCTCGACGTCCCGATCCGCGACGTCACCGGCGGCTACCGCGCCTTCCGCAAGGAGACCCTCGAAGGCCTCGGCATGGACGAGGTCGCCTCCGCCGGCTACTGCTTCCAGGTCGACCTCGCCTGGCGCGCCGTCAAGGCCGGCTTCAAGGTCGCCGAGGTCCCGATCACCTTCGTCGAGCGCGAGCACGGCGCCTCCAAGATGAGCCGCAACATCGTCGTCGAGGCCCTCTGGCGGGTCACCGCCTGGGGCATCACCTCCCGCCTCGACAAGATCACGCACACCGTCACCGGCAGGAACACCAGCGGGAGCAGGGGCGCGACCACGGGCGGGAGCGGGACGAGTTAG
- a CDS encoding membrane protein has protein sequence MAGSQQPGMRARAAGTARSLRLMPDRVPLIGRALHQVLRVNLLDCATRMAAQAFLSALPALMALAVFAPAAIKEGVVTSLREQLGLKGAAQQQVAAFLSTGHDDDVSQSFGAVGVIVTLLSATALSRAVQRVCERCWELPKASGRITAWRWLTWLLVWLVVLVFQHQLHDGFGAGLWLGIPLTLLMDSALWWWTQHLLLAGRVPWRPLLPGALLCGAAVVGVSAAAAVYLPRAVSQSISRFGPYGVVFTLLSWLIVMFTAVTFTIALGRVLSQEPAVAALLGIEPTTPAAPDTPAAPGDAAAAPKTVQDDAGSGGGTGPETSEPRNGGGGSARGPAPG, from the coding sequence GTGGCAGGGTCGCAGCAGCCGGGGATGCGGGCCAGGGCGGCCGGAACGGCCCGTTCGCTCAGGCTGATGCCCGACCGCGTGCCGCTGATCGGCCGGGCGCTGCACCAGGTCCTCCGGGTGAACCTGCTGGACTGTGCCACCCGGATGGCCGCACAGGCCTTCCTCAGTGCGCTGCCCGCGCTGATGGCGCTGGCGGTGTTCGCCCCGGCCGCGATCAAGGAGGGCGTGGTCACCTCGCTGCGCGAGCAGCTCGGGTTGAAGGGCGCCGCCCAGCAGCAGGTCGCGGCCTTCCTGTCGACCGGACACGACGACGACGTCTCGCAGAGCTTCGGTGCGGTGGGCGTGATCGTGACCCTGCTGTCCGCCACCGCGCTGAGCCGCGCCGTGCAGCGGGTCTGCGAGCGCTGCTGGGAACTGCCGAAGGCGTCCGGGCGGATCACCGCCTGGCGGTGGCTGACCTGGCTGCTGGTGTGGCTGGTGGTGCTGGTCTTCCAGCACCAGTTGCACGACGGTTTCGGCGCGGGCCTGTGGCTGGGCATTCCACTGACCCTCCTGATGGACTCCGCGCTCTGGTGGTGGACCCAGCACCTGCTGCTCGCCGGACGGGTCCCGTGGCGCCCGCTGCTGCCGGGCGCGCTGCTGTGCGGGGCGGCGGTGGTGGGGGTGAGCGCGGCGGCCGCGGTGTACCTGCCCCGGGCGGTGTCGCAGAGCATCAGCCGGTTCGGCCCGTACGGCGTGGTGTTCACGCTGCTGTCCTGGCTGATCGTGATGTTCACCGCGGTGACCTTCACGATCGCGCTGGGCCGGGTGCTGTCGCAGGAGCCTGCCGTGGCGGCACTGCTGGGCATCGAACCGACGACGCCGGCTGCACCGGACACGCCGGCCGCACCGGGCGACGCCGCCGCGGCGCCGAAGACCGTCCAGGACGACGCGGGCAGCGGGGGCGGAACGGGCCCGGAGACGTCGGAGCCGCGGAACGGCGGCGGGGGTTCCGCGCGGGGCCCCGCACCCGGGTGA
- a CDS encoding D-alanyl-D-alanine carboxypeptidase yields MGESPDTGRRDGAAEGSATKEDTASARTAEPAETSAPADRTEPADTAETDDATDTAADAAADAASDGASDGADAAADAAGAAPDTDEGSDEVTAEDRDEDAEDAEEAVAVAAGAGGATVHLRLGASDKATAALRLPADNATTALRLPPEVRKAAAPAAEPAEPAEAAEPAEAEAGDQQPSDRTTMLRVPAGSFGKTAAEPAPDATTALRLPPEVRKAAEAPSAPADRAGTDDKSAADKPVAPKPDDADKSAPDKNAGPDKNAGPDKNVGPDKNAGPDKNVGPDKSVGPEKPAAGTGSDSAADAPADNATRALRLPVDNATRALRLPPEVRTPATGAPAASPAASPAEDPDKASAKSTDPRLAMRDSREVAGAALKDTRKPVGGNAPDAAPPRPESRPTPPPPPPLPVPVPPAPLPSPDNTIEAMEVLATLSARPASPLRRAAKRTAIWALFIAFVLGVVAVAQLLRPLPDPETKLGLPTEYTFQGEKLAVDWPAKGQSAAAVIGVGTVGTSGEQTPVSIASVTKVMNAYLVLKAHPLKKGESGPSITVDKAAAQESILKDQSRAQLTEGQQLSQYQALELLMLPSANNVARLLARWDAGSEEAFIAKMNAEAAKLGMTNTTYADPAGYNDDTKSTATDQLKLAEQAMKDDVFRQIVAEPEMRYNNVRIPNTNDLVFTERGSVIGVKTGSSTAAQSALMWAAVKEIGGTKRTIIGVTLRQPAVAGVDLAKVAQAPSLKIIKSVQNGLEGQTLAKQGQVVGRVEDGLGGSVPIVAAKDLTVAGWSGITAKLTLDATKLGHAVKAGTQVGTLSAGEGAGRIEVPVTLQGDLAPPSILSRLTRIL; encoded by the coding sequence GTGGGCGAGTCCCCCGACACAGGGCGGCGCGACGGGGCGGCCGAGGGTTCGGCGACGAAGGAGGACACCGCATCGGCGCGTACCGCCGAACCCGCGGAGACCTCCGCACCCGCGGACCGCACCGAGCCGGCGGACACCGCCGAGACCGACGACGCGACCGACACCGCTGCTGATGCCGCCGCCGATGCAGCTTCCGACGGCGCTTCCGACGGCGCCGATGCGGCAGCGGACGCCGCCGGTGCTGCCCCGGACACGGACGAGGGCAGCGACGAGGTCACTGCCGAGGACCGCGACGAGGACGCCGAGGACGCCGAGGAGGCCGTGGCGGTCGCCGCCGGCGCGGGCGGCGCGACCGTCCACCTCCGCCTCGGCGCTTCGGACAAGGCCACCGCCGCCCTCCGGCTGCCCGCGGACAACGCCACGACCGCCCTGCGCCTGCCGCCGGAGGTCCGCAAGGCCGCCGCCCCTGCAGCCGAGCCCGCCGAGCCCGCCGAAGCCGCGGAGCCGGCCGAGGCCGAGGCCGGCGACCAGCAGCCGAGCGACAGGACCACGATGCTGCGGGTCCCCGCAGGATCGTTCGGCAAGACCGCCGCCGAGCCCGCCCCGGACGCCACCACCGCGCTCCGTCTGCCGCCGGAGGTCCGCAAGGCCGCCGAGGCCCCGTCGGCGCCGGCCGACCGCGCCGGCACGGACGACAAGTCCGCCGCGGACAAGCCGGTGGCACCCAAGCCCGACGATGCCGACAAGAGCGCACCGGACAAGAACGCCGGGCCGGACAAGAACGCCGGGCCGGACAAGAACGTTGGGCCGGACAAGAACGCCGGGCCGGACAAGAACGTTGGGCCGGACAAGAGCGTTGGGCCCGAGAAGCCCGCCGCCGGCACCGGGTCCGACAGCGCGGCCGACGCCCCCGCCGACAACGCCACCCGGGCGCTGCGGCTGCCCGTCGACAACGCCACGCGCGCCCTGCGGCTGCCCCCCGAGGTCCGCACGCCCGCCACCGGTGCCCCGGCCGCCTCCCCGGCCGCCTCCCCCGCCGAGGACCCGGACAAGGCCTCAGCGAAGTCCACCGACCCGCGACTCGCCATGCGCGACAGCCGCGAGGTGGCCGGCGCCGCCCTCAAGGACACCCGCAAGCCCGTCGGCGGCAACGCCCCCGACGCCGCCCCGCCGCGCCCGGAGTCCCGGCCCACCCCGCCCCCGCCGCCTCCGCTGCCCGTGCCGGTGCCGCCGGCCCCGCTCCCGTCGCCGGACAACACCATCGAGGCGATGGAGGTGCTCGCCACCCTCAGCGCCCGCCCGGCCAGCCCGCTGCGCCGCGCCGCCAAGCGGACCGCGATCTGGGCGCTGTTCATCGCCTTCGTGCTCGGCGTGGTGGCGGTCGCGCAGCTGCTGCGCCCGCTCCCGGATCCGGAGACCAAGCTCGGCCTGCCGACCGAGTACACCTTCCAGGGCGAGAAGCTCGCGGTCGACTGGCCGGCCAAGGGCCAGTCCGCGGCCGCGGTGATCGGGGTCGGAACGGTCGGCACCTCCGGCGAGCAGACGCCCGTCTCCATCGCCAGTGTCACCAAGGTGATGAACGCCTACCTGGTCCTCAAGGCGCACCCGCTCAAGAAGGGCGAGAGCGGCCCGAGCATCACCGTCGACAAGGCGGCCGCCCAGGAGTCCATCCTCAAGGACCAGTCGCGCGCCCAGCTGACCGAGGGCCAGCAGCTCAGCCAGTACCAGGCGCTGGAGCTGCTGATGCTGCCCTCGGCCAACAACGTCGCCCGCCTGCTGGCCCGTTGGGACGCGGGCTCGGAGGAGGCGTTCATCGCGAAGATGAACGCAGAGGCCGCCAAGCTCGGCATGACCAACACCACCTACGCCGACCCGGCCGGCTACAACGACGACACCAAGAGCACCGCCACCGACCAGCTCAAGCTCGCCGAGCAGGCCATGAAGGACGACGTGTTCCGGCAGATCGTCGCGGAGCCCGAGATGCGGTACAACAACGTCCGCATCCCGAACACGAACGACCTGGTCTTCACCGAGCGCGGCAGCGTCATCGGCGTGAAGACCGGCTCCTCCACCGCGGCCCAGTCGGCGCTGATGTGGGCCGCGGTCAAGGAGATCGGCGGCACCAAGCGGACCATCATCGGCGTGACCCTGCGGCAGCCGGCGGTCGCCGGCGTGGACCTCGCCAAGGTCGCCCAGGCGCCCAGCCTGAAGATCATCAAGTCGGTGCAGAACGGCCTCGAAGGCCAGACGCTGGCCAAGCAGGGCCAGGTCGTCGGCCGGGTCGAGGACGGCCTCGGCGGCTCGGTGCCGATCGTCGCCGCCAAGGACCTCACCGTCGCTGGCTGGTCGGGCATCACCGCCAAGCTGACCCTGGACGCCACCAAGCTCGGCCACGCCGTGAAGGCCGGCACCCAGGTCGGCACCCTGTCCGCCGGTGAGGGCGCGGGCCGGATCGAGGTGCCTGTCACCCTGCAGGGCGACCTGGCGCCGCCGTCCATCCTGTCGCGGCTGACCCGCATCCTCTGA
- a CDS encoding Golgi phosphoprotein 3 GPP34 has product MGRSRRTIPEELLLLALDPTTGTTAQPQTLDLGLAGAQLVELSLAGRIAPDGDRIAVVLARPTGDPTLDHALELLRRRGSAVRASHWIGGPRLGLRQTYLAHLERCGMVTAVAGQVCGVLPTTRYQASDDCTNSAIKQRLDTAIRTGVPPDPRTAALAALAHAVGLGKHLYPGNEGRSSRSRLRDLIRYDPLGGMVAHAVMDVQNGLPVQQNRSAAPVAARPAAGGRPVATRVGAR; this is encoded by the coding sequence ATGGGCAGGAGCCGCAGAACAATTCCCGAGGAGCTGTTGCTGCTCGCACTGGACCCGACCACGGGTACCACTGCGCAGCCCCAGACCCTCGACCTCGGACTCGCCGGGGCGCAGCTGGTCGAGCTGTCCCTGGCCGGACGCATCGCCCCGGACGGGGACCGGATCGCCGTGGTTCTCGCACGGCCGACCGGTGATCCGACCCTCGACCACGCCTTGGAGCTGCTGCGACGGCGCGGCAGTGCGGTCCGGGCGTCGCACTGGATCGGCGGGCCCCGGCTGGGCCTGCGGCAGACGTACCTGGCGCACCTGGAGCGGTGCGGCATGGTGACGGCTGTGGCGGGCCAGGTGTGCGGGGTGCTTCCGACGACGCGGTACCAGGCGTCGGACGACTGCACCAATTCCGCGATCAAGCAGCGCCTGGACACCGCGATCCGCACGGGCGTGCCGCCGGACCCACGGACGGCCGCGCTGGCCGCGCTGGCGCACGCGGTGGGTCTGGGCAAGCACCTCTATCCGGGCAACGAGGGCAGGTCCTCGCGGTCCCGGCTGCGGGACCTGATCCGCTACGACCCGCTCGGCGGGATGGTGGCGCACGCGGTGATGGACGTGCAGAACGGTCTGCCGGTCCAGCAGAACCGCAGTGCGGCTCCGGTGGCGGCGAGGCCGGCCGCGGGCGGCCGTCCGGTCGCCACCCGGGTGGGCGCGCGTTGA